In Sorghum bicolor cultivar BTx623 chromosome 8, Sorghum_bicolor_NCBIv3, whole genome shotgun sequence, one genomic interval encodes:
- the LOC8068834 gene encoding BTB/POZ and MATH domain-containing protein 1, translated as MASAARACMSAAHRVTRSSIVTREVTGQHNLTISGYAATRKVPADWTATSPAFDAAGYTWRIKYDPNGNSWNDPISMSLFLELADADDAGDGRQQETEPVQFGFSLLDQAGNPVPEYTRWFWEVGYFNGASRSKGFQRFISWRDLEESGCVKDDSFTVRCDIAVVKKFATEAEGAAAVAPRVAVPPSDLHEDLGDLLWKKKQGMDVVIDVGGETFEAHGWLLAARSPVFEAELLAAPKEKASGGVVRRRVEVGGMEPKVFKALLHFMYTDALPPSKTEEEEQEQGGVDVAMAQGLLAAAHRYKLERLKLICEEMLCQSIDLDTVAGILAVAEQLGCGALKAACVEFLSLPGNLKAAMETQGYEKIKANCPIMIELILKQLLV; from the coding sequence ATGGCCTCCGCCGCCCGCGCCTGCATGTCCGCCGCCCACCGGGTCACGCGCTCCTCCATCGTCACTCGGGAAGTGACAGGGCAACACAACCTCACCATCAGCGGCTACGCGGCGACAAGGAAAGTGCCGGCAGACTGGACCGCGACGTCGCCGGCGTTCGACGCGGCGGGCTATACCTGGCGGATCAAGTACGACCCCAACGGCAACAGCTGGAACGACCCCATCTCCATGTCCCTCTTCCTCGAgctcgccgacgccgacgatgcCGGCGACGGCCGCCAGCAAGAAACCGAGCCCGTCCAGTTCGGGTTCTCCCTGCTCGACCAGGCCGGGAACCCGGTTCCCGAGTACACCCGCTGGTTCTGGGAGGTGGGCTACTTCAACGGCGCGTCGAGGAGCAAGGGCTTCCAGCGGTTCATCAGCTGGAGAGACCTGGAGGAGTCCGGCTGCGTCAAGGACGACAGCTTCACCGTCCGGTGCGACATCGCCGTCGTCAAGAAGTTCGCTACCGAAGCTgagggcgccgccgccgtggcgcCGCGCGTCGCCGTGCCGCCGTCGGACCTGCACGAGGACCTCGGCGACTTGCTGTGGAAGAAGAAGCAGGGCATGGACGTCGTGATCGACGTCGGCGGGGAGACGTTCGAGGCGCACGGGTGGCTGCTGGCGGCGCGGTCGCCGGTCTTCGAGGCCGAGCTGCTCGCCGCGCCCAAGGAGAAGGCGTCCGGCGGGGTCGTCCGTCGCCGCGTGGAGGTCGGCGGCATGGAGCCCAAGGTGTTCAAGGCGCTGCTCCACTTCATGTACACCGACGCGCTGCCGCCGTCCaagacggaggaggaggagcaggagcagggcgGCGTGGATGTGGCAATGGCGCAGGGGTTGCTCGCGGCGGCGCACCGGTACAAGCTCGAGAGGCTCAAGCTTATCTGCGAGGAGATGCTGTGCCAGAGCATTGACCTGGACACGGTGGCCGGAATCTTGGCGGTGGCGGAGCAGCTCGGCTGCGGTGCTCTCAAGGCAGCTTGCGTGGAATTCCTTTCGCTTCCGGGGAACCTCAAGGCCGCCATGGAGACCCAAGGGTACGAGAAGATTAAAGCCAACTGCCCAATTATGATTGAGCTCATCCTGAAGCAATTATTGGTCTAG